AACCATTCCCAACAACAAGCAATGTCCTCAtgtgaaaaatcacaaaaaacatATGTGGTCCCCTGTGTTATAAAAACTGGCTCCCTGTGACGAACTTTCTGAACATTTTCACAAATACTctcgtgtaaacgtttacactaccctgtaaacgtttacaatGGCCTGTTATCACTTTTTGGCAAACTTTGGATTGGTTTTTGATGCTTTTGGTTTTAAGTTGTGTGTTGGGGGTGGAGAATTGATTTTGGAGACCCCAAATTCCATTAAGGAAGGTCTTGTGTTCACTAAAAGTAGTTGGATGAAATCCTTAGTCAAGTGCATTGAAAAAGggtgttgtaatcgtttacaaattGGTGGTAAACGTTTATGCAAATGTTTTCTTGAATTTGTACAGAAAAGTTCTTCTGAAAGGAACCACTTTTTTGTACACGGGACCACGatgtaaaattttcactttttggcaaactttggattggtttttgatgtttttggtTTTAAGTTGTGTGTTGGGGGTGGAGACTTGATTTTGGAGACCCCAAATTCCATTGAGGAAGGTCTTGTGTTCACNAAAAGTAGTTGGATGAAATCCTGAGTCAAGTGCATTGAAAAAGggtgttgtaatcgtttacaaattggtggtaaacgtttacgtgaatgttttcttgaatttgtacagaaagttcttCTGAAGGAACAACTTTTTTGTACACAAGGGACCACGatgtaaaattttcacttttacttaCCTGCCAAAGTTTAACATCCAATAAATCTTGATGAACATTTACATTTGTACTTGCCTAAAATCCACAAGCAATATATGACTAAGTAATAGAGATTGTGTTactaaaaaggtaatttaaTCCAAACTCATAGAATAGGACGAGTGAAATATTCCATATCtttataagaaataaagaaatagattcaatgatgatttaaaaaaaacacaaaactaTGCAGCAGATTGCAATCGAAAAAAAGACATCTCCAGACTCATAATACCATTAAAACAGAACCACAATAAGTGAATTAATCTATGCAACCCCAGTAGGTGATTCAACAATGAAAGTTCCCCATTATGCACTTTCAATCACTAGCTTTTTGAAGCCTTTTATTTGTTGCAGTGGTGGTCTTTTCATAGAAGGAATTAAGATTTCCAAAATTTGGTAAGATAGGATTatcaattattgataaatttaccctttatattattatcatttttctttggtGGTTCTTGAAAATATGCTTGATGGTACAAGTTATAGGCTTTCCATGTCTGCATAGGTCACTCCATCAttcttatcttttatattattagaaacacttcataatattaaaattatttacctAACTAAAATAGGATGTGAAATTCTTtcaattatcaataatataGACGTCCTCCaacattatcttaaaaaaaatgaaaaaaatgatagaaTGTGTATAAATAAAGATTTACGTGGAAGCTAAAATCAACGTTCTTAACATGCTCTACCCATTCCAAAAACTAAGAATCACATAATCAGAAAGCCAAAATGtcatttcaataaaaaagtGACTTTATTCAATCTTAATAGCAACCATCATTTAAATTTGACCAAACTTTGCAAGCTAAACAATATTGTACTGAAActaaatttttcattcataaGACTATGAGAAATTACAAACCTAGCTGATTGATTGCCTTCCCAGTACATACAATCAATTTTCAATCCAGTAATTCAACAATTATAACTAAAcatgttattaaatttcaatcaaACACATATTATAGGCACAACAGGAGTTCAAAAACCAGACAATTGAATATAAGCATCCTAGTCTCACatcaataaaaagagaaaaaatatatatataaagtgacCCAGCGTATGAACTTGGTGCCATTCCAGCAGTACCATAGTCCAGATTATGGTTGCTTACTTGATGTGATAATCACCAATTATTTGTAACAATCACGAGCCAAACACCAAGTTGCACACAAGTTAagtaaaacattacaaaagtTAAACTTATTTCTCGGTTTTCATTCTCTCTATTCTTCTTTCCAAAACCCTCTATAtttctcttcaaaataaaacacaaacataagAACACAGAACAACCCTTCCAGAGACGCGACTTAGGGCTTCAAATTTTGAACACCGAATGagcaaagcaaaagaaaatatcaaacaaaaacaatggtaCCTCAGATACAAACGTGAATGATTCCTCTCTACCTTTGAGTGGGAGCTCCGCCATCTGCTGGTCCACACAACCGCCGCTGCAGCTTCGTCTACCCATGGTTCTACGACCCAATctaaaaaagaaatggaaaatgaacAATAGAAAGgggaaatgaaagaaatgaatgagaagagaaaatgaaaaaagaaagaaagaaagaagacgAACGAGGAGGACAATAAGAGCCACCAAAGGGAGAACGAGCAAATGCAATGGCTTCAACGGAGAGAACGAAGGAGACGGTGAAGGAGAGAGCACCAAAGGAAGAACAAAAGAGAGATGAACGAAAGAGTtaccaaaaaatgaaaagaaaccgCCAAACTTTAATTTGGGTTTTTTCATTCCAAATTTGTCCTTCAATTTGAGTTCCATAagcttttgttttaatttcaaaacactcaaccatattttgacacgtggctagtgtcaaaatagtgtcaaaatgtggtgttgaaatatcattttgctttaaattaatctACCTCAACTAACACGTCATCAGAAAGTTAACTTCTTAACCCAATTTAACTGCAGGAAAtcaattgcttcaattttttatttttaaagatctaattgaaaaaagaaaagaaaaaaataacctaTTTAAGAaaacctaacaaaaataaaaactgcaaaaataatttaatcttatcttataaataaagttttaatttatagttatattaaataattataattaactttttttttctactttttattatttttgtttttattaaatatatgataactattatatagtttaatattatatattttagaaagttaCAATAGTGATgatatagaaatagaaaaacaatctTATGAATATTTAGATTAAAGAAACTTTATTATAGTTAAACTACAGTTAAAAATGGAAGAGATATTTTTAAGcaacatttagaaaaaaataaaggaatattTTAGAAGAGATTTGTGTTGTTACTTTCAAAGATTaattagtgaaaaataaaatatttttcgaaGCTAGTGACTGATTCAGCTGCTGGTCAATGCCCGactttttccaaaagaaaaatctaCCTCTTACCAACCAATCGCAATACCAACTAATGAAATTTTTCGAATTCATGtccacaaaatattttttttttattttttaacaatattttaaatttgtgatacaaaaatttacagaaaatatcaatgtaaaaaaaaaaactaaatataatggTGAAACAAAGTAATAAACATTCAAAGGAGAATTCCACTTAGATGGGAAAAAACAACTACTAAAAGacagaaaaagaaactaaaaaacatatccaaaagagaatttaaaaagaataaaagaaacacattctaagaataattaaattataaatatttaaaatattttttatgtaattaaatattttattatattatataaattcaatataatataCTGATAAATATTGTTGCATtatttatacataataaataaaaacatataaaataaaaataatatatctgagtataaaataatcataagaGAGACCAATAAAAATACGAGTACAACCATATacatttctaataatatttttaatagaaatttgaGTATTAGTTAaaagttttacattaaaataaaatgtttaattaagttctaattattttataaattttaaaacttttaattgaatttttatttaaaaacataattgtattaaatagttaaactatttttattttggttatgatgtttttcttattcttcttgattttcaatttattaatatttctttgatatattttaattagatgGTTTACtttactcatttatttatttttctttaatatctagtttcttattaaatttaaagaaaaaaatcaaagaaaaaagttaaagaagtgaagacaaaaataagaataacaATTATATCATGTTAAggacaaaattataaaaaaaaataaaaaataataattgagatatttcaacaaagaaaatattttaacaaagaattaatttaaaatactaaaataaagttaaataatatttaaaacttaaataatagaattaaaaataaataaggtcaattcaataattatctataaaaaaaaatatttaatttattaccttaaaatattaaattatgagCTGTCTTCGTCTCTCAACGACATTTGTCTTTCCGTTGGGTTCACCACCTCCTGGTGGTCCTGCTCGTGACGTCGTTCCTCTCCTTTTCAAACCATACACTTCGTTGAACACTTCTTCTTAGtcgtcatcttcttcttctttcatttcaaTGACTTAGTTTCCTTAACCTCCTTCATTACTTTCTTCTACATTCGTGAAAAGAAACACAATCAAAATGCTTCTGAATGCTTTGCCGGTACTTCGTTGCGTGCACCTCgtggtggcggcggcggtggcTTCGGTCCTGCTCCGCCGCATGCAGTGCCAGGAGATAAGCGACTTCGATAACCCTGTGGTAATGCCACGTGTCACCCGTCTTGTGTATGATCAAATGTCCAACATGACCTCGCTTCTCAATCACGAAATCAAAGCTAGCTCCGGTTTCTGCGTCAAAGATCCGTGAGTTTACTTCCCTGTCTAAACATCTCTGTGAAGTTACGCATGGATGAACTTTTGCTCAGTACTTTTAGGATAAAGTAGAATCAATATGTTTGTTGCTGTAATACTTTTGATATAATGATCAATTTGTTGAAGTGTATGGAAGTTTAGTTTATTcccaaaattcaaataaatattttcaattttttttttcatattaaaataaaatttaatgttattatttaaatgtaatttaatgttatcatttaaatatgatttattctATACGtttctattaaattatattttaaagataatatgtaattatttatttaaaactacaGACGAAAGTAACAAacgaaaattattttaaagatttatttatttattaacattcaTTTCACTATTGAACTTTCGAATTACTGAAAAATCATTCAGCTACTTCTTTATCATCctgtaaaattttaaagaattttttaattcttataaattttgatttttttttcaatctctgtaaaatatgtttctttattttttatttttccaaatttgaaatcataaaatttacttccaaaatTACGTGTGTTTTTGTGTGATCGGCGTTCAAAATTACGTTTTTTTCTGATTAGACCTGAGTTGGGACTATTTGTTAGAGTTTCTCTTCTAAAATCAGCAAGAAACTCTCATGAACACTCTTAGTTTTCTATCTAAATTAAACAAAGCTCTGAAAAACACTTTTAGTTTCtaactaaataaattcataaactaCTCTGTAAATCAATGTTATATTAGTCTCtctttattttaacttttttaatatatataattgtagtTTAGAGAAACAACACAGCGTAATGATAAAACTTCAAGTATGTTCAGTTTATTTGGACGCCTGAAGCCGACAGAAAAAACTGGGCAtggaaatattatttcatttctaaAGATCTTAGATCGGAGATATTAGCctttaaagataaaacaatCACAACTTTCGtctttgaaagataaaaatgtgGAGGGTTTTTGTCCGACTAAATTAAAGCATTATGTCttcaaaattgtaatttgataGAGCAGAAGGAAAAAGTAATTTCGTGATGATTGATAAAGTTCGATGAGTTATACTGATGAAGATGGTTCTTCTTTGttgctttttaatattttattttgaatttcttactAGTTATGCTAGGGTCTCTGATTGAGGTTGTGGAATAATTATTTCACATTTAAAGGTTATAGTTGTCTGTTAGTCCACTGAATTAGTAATGATGATTTAAAAGTTGTGGCTTCAGGTTTAGTTTCAAGTAAAtcaaactttttccttttaaaatggTAAATAAAACTTATGAAGTATAACAGACGTGATGCATTAAAATGGACACATAATATAGTGTAGACATGGAACCTGATGTGATCATgaagtttaattttcttattttagggAAGCTGATTGGAATAaagcatttaatttttcttctgatTTGGACTTTGTGTCTACTTGCATTCGGAAGACTAAAGGTATGAACtccaaaaactaaaaagaaatgaTGCGAGttgttcatttcatttttttaagaagtAAACAAAATAGATGActcaaattttctcttttctcattcattattccttttttttgttCCCCAGAGCCTAGCTAAACATGTTTACCGTATTTTCTTAGAAACTCTGAATGTAGTCATTCCACTGTtttgaacttcttttctttcccactgttttaattctaattttattcttatgatCTGGAACCTGATGGAAACACAGGAGATATTTTGCAACGGTTGTGTACAGCAgcagaaataaaattttacttaaatagcTTATTGGAGAGGTCTAGCACTAGGAGTGCCAACTATTTGAAGCCTAACAGGAACTGCAATTTAAACTCATGGGTATCAGGTTGTGAGCCAGGATGGGCATGTAGTGTTCCCACAAGCCAGCAAGTTGACCTTATAAATTCACAGGAGATGCCTGCCAGAACTCTAAACTGCGAAGCATGTTGTGATGGGTTCTTCTGTCCCCATGGTATCACATGCATGATACGTAAGTATAACTTCaatatgtttttcttcattACTGAACTGCAAATACCTGCTGTATGACCATTTACCAACTTTTAATTCAACACATTAGCACTTTCCTGCTTTTCATAAGTCTATTATAAAGGAACAGAAATAcacaaccaaaaaaaaatgacattattCAGTGAGAATTGACAAAGTTCAAGGGTGGTTGTGAAGTCAAAGTAGTGTGAACCACTTATCTATCCAAATGTCTACAACAAGGCCAATTCATTCTAGCTAGACACCCTGACAAAAAGCTTTCTTTTCTGTAGTAAAGATCcgtatttaattaagaaattaaaagtgtGAATCAGTTCCACGttctgtaaaaataaaaaagttgagaaccatataagaaaaaatattcataaattcattgttttaaggttttggattAGAGGTGGTGTCAATCtcttatttaagttaaaattatgtCTCATTGGTATCTCTCTAGTGAAGCCCTCTTGAAAGAACCATGAGAAATTTTGATTACCGAGTACTTAAATTTGGTTATTATGCTagtcaataaaacaaaacaaatttcaatgcCTTTTCAGCAATGATATCTGTAGCAAGAGTAAAGCAAGTATAATAACTATTCTTATTACTAGTTTCTATGAAAATGATGTCTCtaattctttcatctttttgtggtatttgaaatatttttcttgaagcTTGCCCTCTTGGATCTTATTGCCCTAGTGCTGTACTCAATAAGACAACTGGTGTTTGTGAACCGTGAGTCCTAATTCTTGCTTTATGATTTGTTGCTCTGTTTATGTTACGGTTATTACTTGCATGCTTTTCTGTAGaatattaattgatttgatatatttttgcaGATATCTTTACCAACTGCCTCCAATGCAGCCAAATCATACCTGTGGAGGAGCAAATATTTGGGCAGATATTGGTAGCAGTAGTGAGATATTTTGTTCGGAAGGATCATATTGCTCCaccattacaaaaaaaataccTTGTAGTAGTGGGTATTGTTTTATTCCAACCTGTTGTTACTCAATAAACTTCAAAAGTTGGATCCTTGATGAAGTAATCCAAATTATTGAAGATATTGGATGACATGACCTTTCATATTTCCACTTTAGTTTACAAGTATAATGCCTATACTATTATGgtacctttttatttattatcctGATTCCTTGAAATTTCTCTCTTGTAATTCCAGGCATTACTGTAGGATGGGTTCCACATCTGAGCAAAGTAAGATGTCATCGATTGTGTTGTGAATTATGGCAATAACATATCTGTGTTTCAGCCTCAGATTCTCTCGTGAGCTTCTGACCAAATGTTTCCAGAGTATATATATGACCATTTCCTGATTTTCTTGTAGGGTGTTTCAAGTTGAGTTCATGTGATTCAAACACCGTGACCCAAAATATTCAAGCCTATGGAATCATGCTCATTGTAAGTTGTTGCCTCTTAATTGGCCAGAATACTTTGAGAGTAAGTTAGGCCTAGTCTGTTTATAATATGGAGTCGAGCCTACACAATATGTCTCCCTTGAGCCATCTTTTTGGAGTTAGTCAGCTGTTTCAAATATATAGAATTGCTTAATTATAAATCTGGGTCTGCAAACATAAGGATGAGTCTGGGCTGAGTTTTAGAGACGTAAGCTGGGAAATCAAGAATGAAAATCTACCTACACTTCTATCTGCTTCTCCATCCGTAACTACAACCTGTTTCATATTTCTCTCCCTCTAACTCTCCCTTTTAGATtctaatttccatttttttgtCCCTGAGAAACAGGAGTAGACATGTAAAACTAAAGTGATATCGACACTGAATTAGAGCAATCTCAAAAGTATAAATCTCTGTCACAAGATTAATAGTAGAAAAGAAACCAACAACACAAACTTCTTGGGACCTCTCTTTGCCCCCCACCTTCCCACTATATAGACTGTTTCCATCTCTCTCCACTCATGACTTGCCACCTCTCCCAATCCCTCCAATTTGCATTCTGCCCTTTGCTCTTCTCTTCTTTATTGTTAGCTTCTTACTGGGTGACCTATCAGTCCCATACCCATTGGATCATTTAGAACCTTGCCATGTATTTTCCATTGGTTATGGAGGAATCAGTTCCACATACTaacaaattttaactaatttggTCATATAGATACTTGTccagaaaaataatttttatattttatgcttCCTGCTTTCTGTTCCTTTTCCCTCATGAGCACAGATGATCTTGGAGTTATGGCTAATGCTAAAGTCCTTGTCATGTACACAGATGTAAAATATCCAAGCTCACCCATGTACAATGTCTTGATAGAAAGTTAATTAACAACAGTCTTTAACTGTTTATGCAGGTTGCTTTGAGTACTTTGTTACTCATTATCTACAGCTGTTCTGACCAAGTTCTGACTATTAGAGAAAGGAGAATGGCAAAGTCCAGAGAAGCAGCAGCCAGAAGTGTAAGAAAGACTGCAAATGCTCGCCAAAGATGGAAAGATGCAAAAGATGCTGCTAAAAAGAGTGCAAGTGGACTGCAAGCTCAACTATCACGAACATTTACTCGGAAAAAGGACATAGATCCAGAAGAAATTAGAATTTTGAATCAACCAACTactgaaacaaaaatagaattgtTTTCACATTCACATCCCTCACCTATGATTGGTAGCTCATATGATGGGCCaaagagaaagggaaaagaacCTAGTGATTTGGTGCAGACAATGAATCAAGTGGAAAAGGATGCAAATGTTAAGAGCAACATTCTTGCAGAAACAGAAATTCGAGCGAAAAATGTTACAGCAAAAGTGCCTAAGGAAAAACATCCGAATACACATAGCCAAATTTTTAAGTATGCATACGCTCAACTTGAGAAAGAAAAGGCTCAgcaagaagaaaacaagaacCTTACCTTCTCAGGAGTAATTAGTATGGCTACCAAaagtgaagaaaggaaaaggccTTTGATTGAAATATCCTTCAAAGATCTGACTCTTACTTTGAAAGCACACAATAAACTTATATTGAGATGTGTCACGGGGAAGATTAAACCTGGACGCATCACTGCTGTCATGGGTCCATCAGGTGCTGGAAAGACAACTTTTCTTTCTGCAATAGCCGGGAAGGCATTTGGATGCAAGGTGACTGGTTCGATTTTtgtaaatgaaaagaatgaatcAATCCActcatttaagaaaattattggtTTTGTGCCACAAGATGATATAGTTCATGGAAACCTGACTGTGGAAGAAAACTTCCGGTTCAGTGCACTGTGCAGGTAAACCACATGATTAGAAATTCCTGCTATGATATGgttcatttatttaattcatgttATGTGCTTAAACTCGGTGTCATCTTTCCTATTTAATCCTGGATCGAATTTCAGCTCCATTGATACTCTTTCATTGTCCTTTTTTCTGACCGCTTGACTTATCCTAGTTTAAACACAAGAGTCTGAAATAGTTTATATGCaactttattataattgtatCTTAAATTCTTGGTAATACATTGTATTAGGTGGGAAAATAGAGAAATTGAAGcctttaattttttgaatagaGGAAAAATATGGGTTTCTTGGTCACTATTTGCCGCATGCTTTAAGCATTGGTGGCACAATGATTATAATTCAATTTGAGCCTATATTGTGTAAATGGAATACTTAAGTTCTGTcattaaatagtatttttggtttttactttctaattttaaaaactgCTACCTTGTTTACAATCagctttttttcttcaatgattTGTATAGGAAACATTGAACACATAGTTGTTTTCAGTATTTCTTGTACAAATATTTGATAACAGCAAACAGACTGAAAAGAAAGAGTCAGTTCTGTATGAAAAActgaaaacagaaaataaaagatgtagCAGATGCCCccttatattttcttctctatttttaaGTAGTGTGCAAAGAAGGAGCATTTTTAAACTTATTACTTATTGCAATTGTCTCTATATCAGTTTCCTTTGTCTGGATGCAATATCATGC
This genomic interval from Vigna radiata var. radiata cultivar VC1973A chromosome 8, Vradiata_ver6, whole genome shotgun sequence contains the following:
- the LOC106772833 gene encoding ABC transporter G family member 24 isoform X3 translates to MLLNALPVLRCVHLVVAAAVASVLLRRMQCQEISDFDNPVVMPRVTRLVYDQMSNMTSLLNHEIKASSGFCVKDPEADWNKAFNFSSDLDFVSTCIRKTKGDILQRLCTAAEIKFYLNSLLERSSTRSANYLKPNRNCNLNSWVSGCEPGWACSVPTSQQVDLINSQEMPARTLNCEACCDGFFCPHGITCMIPCPLGSYCPSAVLNKTTGVCEPYLYQLPPMQPNHTCGGANIWADIGSSSEIFCSEGSYCSTITKKIPCSSGHYCRMGSTSEQRCFKLSSCDSNTVTQNIQAYGIMLIVALSTLLLIIYSCSDQVLTIRERRMAKSREAAARSVRKTANARQRWKDAKDAAKKSASGLQAQLSRTFTRKKDIDPEEIRILNQPTTETKIELFSHSHPSPMIGSSYDGPKRKGKEPSDLVQTMNQVEKDANVKSNILAETEIRAKNVTAKVPKEKHPNTHSQIFKYAYAQLEKEKAQQEENKNLTFSGVISMATKSEERKRPLIEISFKDLTLTLKAHNKLILRCVTGKIKPGRITAVMGPSGAGKTTFLSAIAGKAFGCKVTGSIFVNEKNESIHSFKKIIGFVPQDDIVHGNLTVEENFRFSALCRLPADLPKPEKVLIVERVIEFLGLQSVRNSLVGTVEKRGISGGQRKRVNVGLEMVMEPSLMILDEPTSGLDSASSQLLLRALRREALEGVNICMVVHQPSYALFNMFDDLILLAKGGLTVYHGSVKKVEEYFADLGINIPKRINPPDYFIDILEGIAVPSGSSEVSYKELPLRWMLHKGYPIPPDMQQNAAQLGMFETANPAREKDPDSSSHEERSFAGELWQDVRNAMELKGEKIRLNFFKSKDLSERKTPGIFKQYKYFLIRVGKQRLRESKIQAIDYLILLLAGACLGSLTKASDQTFGAAGYTYTVIALSYAKYLP
- the LOC106772833 gene encoding ABC transporter G family member 24 isoform X1, with amino-acid sequence MLLNALPVLRCVHLVVAAAVASVLLRRMQCQEISDFDNPVVMPRVTRLVYDQMSNMTSLLNHEIKASSGFCVKDPEADWNKAFNFSSDLDFVSTCIRKTKGDILQRLCTAAEIKFYLNSLLERSSTRSANYLKPNRNCNLNSWVSGCEPGWACSVPTSQQVDLINSQEMPARTLNCEACCDGFFCPHGITCMIPCPLGSYCPSAVLNKTTGVCEPYLYQLPPMQPNHTCGGANIWADIGSSSEIFCSEGSYCSTITKKIPCSSGHYCRMGSTSEQRCFKLSSCDSNTVTQNIQAYGIMLIVALSTLLLIIYSCSDQVLTIRERRMAKSREAAARSVRKTANARQRWKDAKDAAKKSASGLQAQLSRTFTRKKDIDPEEIRILNQPTTETKIELFSHSHPSPMIGSSYDGPKRKGKEPSDLVQTMNQVEKDANVKSNILAETEIRAKNVTAKVPKEKHPNTHSQIFKYAYAQLEKEKAQQEENKNLTFSGVISMATKSEERKRPLIEISFKDLTLTLKAHNKLILRCVTGKIKPGRITAVMGPSGAGKTTFLSAIAGKAFGCKVTGSIFVNEKNESIHSFKKIIGFVPQDDIVHGNLTVEENFRFSALCRLPADLPKPEKVLIVERVIEFLGLQSVRNSLVGTVEKRGISGGQRKRVNVGLEMVMEPSLMILDEPTSGLDSASSQLLLRALRREALEGVNICMVVHQPSYALFNMFDDLILLAKGGLTVYHGSVKKVEEYFADLGINIPKRINPPDYFIDILEGIAVPSGSSEVSYKELPLRWMLHKGYPIPPDMQQNAAQLGMFETANPAREKDPDSSSHEERSFAGELWQDVRNAMELKGEKIRLNFFKSKDLSERKTPGIFKQYKYFLIRVGKQRLRESKIQAIDYLILLLAGACLGSLTKASDQTFGAAGYTYTVIAVSLLCKISALRSFSLDKLHYWRESDSGMSSLAYFLSKDTIDHFNSVIKPVVYLSMFYFFTYPRSTFADNYIVLLCLVYCVTGIAYAFAILFEPGAAQLWSVLLPVVFTLIATQPKDSKFLKDIAYFCYPRWALEAFIIANAERYHGVWLLTRCGSLLKSGYNLHDWGLCISILILMGVISRTVAFFCMLTFLKK